One Citricoccus sp. K5 DNA window includes the following coding sequences:
- a CDS encoding ferrochelatase, translating to MTDIAKHAAGNQPFDPLAGVDENGTMAAKDYDSILLASFGGPEGQDDVIPFLRNVTAGRGIPDERLEEVATHYRANGGISPINEQNRALLAALQTELAARGIDLPVYWGNRNWEPYIPQTLERIYADGHRKMLTVATSAYSCYSSCRQYREDLGMALRSTGLEGKLEADKIRQYFNHPGFVAPFAEGLSAGLAEIRAELADAGRADGRLHIFFATHSIPTSDAEAAGPRPVAAELQEKTGLAPGEGNGADVYSAQHLDVAEEILRRVPEADGIEWSLVYQSRSGAPHVPWLEPDINDAIEQLAAVPATADENQREGERENHGEGSDAGSLAGVLVVPLGFVSDHMEVVWDLDTEAKETAENLGLAFRRTPTPGTHPAFVSGLVDIVEERLGRREGRAAVGCFGAWNDVCAPNCCVKVMRDGTARPTVAAFDSEVGVPTR from the coding sequence ATGACGGATATCGCCAAGCATGCGGCAGGGAACCAGCCATTCGATCCCCTGGCCGGGGTGGATGAGAACGGCACCATGGCCGCGAAGGACTATGACTCCATCCTGCTGGCCTCCTTCGGCGGACCCGAGGGGCAGGATGATGTGATCCCGTTCCTGCGCAACGTCACCGCAGGCCGCGGCATCCCGGATGAACGCCTCGAGGAGGTGGCCACGCACTACCGGGCCAACGGCGGCATCAGCCCGATCAACGAGCAGAACCGTGCCCTCCTGGCGGCCCTGCAGACCGAGTTGGCCGCCCGCGGGATCGACCTGCCGGTCTACTGGGGCAACCGCAATTGGGAGCCCTACATCCCCCAGACACTCGAGCGGATCTACGCCGACGGGCACCGGAAGATGCTGACCGTGGCCACCTCGGCCTACTCCTGCTATTCCTCCTGCCGCCAGTACCGCGAGGACTTGGGGATGGCCCTGCGATCCACCGGCCTGGAGGGCAAGCTCGAGGCGGACAAGATCCGTCAGTACTTCAACCACCCCGGATTCGTGGCCCCCTTCGCCGAGGGCCTGAGTGCCGGGCTGGCCGAGATCCGCGCCGAGCTGGCGGACGCTGGCCGGGCCGACGGACGGCTGCACATCTTCTTCGCCACGCACTCCATCCCGACCTCGGATGCCGAGGCCGCCGGGCCACGCCCCGTGGCTGCGGAACTCCAGGAGAAGACCGGGCTGGCGCCCGGCGAGGGCAACGGTGCCGACGTCTACTCGGCCCAGCATCTGGACGTGGCCGAGGAGATCCTGCGGCGCGTCCCTGAGGCCGACGGCATCGAGTGGTCACTGGTGTACCAGTCCCGCTCCGGTGCCCCGCACGTACCGTGGCTCGAGCCGGACATCAATGACGCGATCGAGCAACTGGCGGCCGTGCCCGCCACCGCGGATGAGAACCAACGCGAGGGCGAACGCGAGAACCACGGCGAAGGGTCCGACGCCGGCTCGCTCGCCGGGGTGCTCGTGGTGCCGCTGGGCTTCGTGTCCGATCACATGGAAGTGGTGTGGGACCTGGACACCGAGGCCAAGGAGACCGCCGAGAACCTCGGTCTGGCCTTCCGCCGCACCCCGACTCCCGGGACGCATCCGGCCTTCGTCTCGGGCCTCGTCGACATCGTCGAGGAGCGCCTGGGCCGGCGCGAGGGCCGGGCCGCTGTGGGCTGCTTCGGCGCTTGGAATGACGTGTGTGCGCCCAACTGCTGCGTCAAGGTCATGCGGGACGGCACGGCCCGCCCCACGGTGGCGGCCTTCGACTCCGAGGTGGGTGTTCCGACCCGATGA
- the hemQ gene encoding hydrogen peroxide-dependent heme synthase has translation MTENQPHGDADAGTQGVDSPGDAEKVEWFTTYTVFARNTVGNGAGGHTETERKRAVEQFDAVVAGLAEKGVTVRGTYDVSGMRADADLMVWMYGHVAEDLQAAIRTLRRTELLAGTTIVLSAMGSDRMAEFAKDHIPAFAMGRKPLKWLCFYPFVRSYDWYLLEPAERGRMLKDHGMLGREFPMVWANTTSAFALNDWEWLLGLEAPELNNLVDMMRHLRNNETRMHVREEVPFYTGRHITTSEIAEVLA, from the coding sequence ATGACCGAGAACCAGCCTCATGGCGACGCAGACGCCGGCACGCAGGGAGTAGACAGCCCGGGTGATGCCGAGAAGGTCGAGTGGTTCACCACCTATACCGTCTTCGCGCGGAACACGGTCGGCAACGGTGCCGGGGGCCATACCGAGACCGAGCGGAAGCGGGCTGTGGAGCAGTTCGACGCGGTCGTCGCCGGGCTCGCCGAGAAGGGCGTGACCGTCCGCGGCACCTATGACGTCTCCGGCATGCGCGCCGACGCCGACCTGATGGTCTGGATGTACGGCCACGTGGCCGAGGATCTGCAGGCCGCCATCCGCACCCTGCGCCGCACCGAGTTGCTGGCCGGAACCACCATCGTGCTGTCCGCCATGGGCTCGGACCGGATGGCTGAGTTCGCCAAGGACCACATCCCGGCCTTCGCCATGGGACGCAAGCCGCTGAAGTGGCTGTGCTTCTACCCCTTCGTCCGCTCCTACGACTGGTACCTGCTGGAGCCGGCTGAGCGTGGCCGGATGCTCAAGGACCACGGCATGCTGGGCCGCGAGTTCCCCATGGTCTGGGCCAACACCACCAGTGCCTTCGCCCTCAACGACTGGGAGTGGCTGCTGGGCCTCGAGGCGCCGGAGCTGAACAACCTCGTGGACATGATGCGCCACCTGCGCAACAACGAGACCCGCATGCATGTGCGCGAAGAGGTGCCCTTCTACACGGGCCGCCACATCACCACCAGCGAGATCGCAGAGGTCCTGGCCTGA
- a CDS encoding NAD(P)/FAD-dependent oxidoreductase, translating into MTSGPAVTPTALVVGGGVSGLLSAWELIRAGYEITLVEAGGSLGGCVAPRTVALPGGREITLDAGAESFAVRTPAVRELVAELGLGEAVVEPHPGGSWLYLPPSGPGQEHRAVPAPRLGILGIPGDLDAPEVAEALGADALERARQDLEDSTVSSADATSVTHPTPVPPSLNTWREAVEEGTPVTVGAVVRDRMGEGVLQTLVAPVVAGVHSADPDTLDLRTVAPGLLEALVAEGSLARAVASRRAAAPPGAVVASLRGGMHTLTAALAEEVCRAGARVLTGTRAVTLARAAAEHRWTVELTAGVGGTETVTVDRVVVATDGPRAWDLLAPVSGGALSAADRPQEGAGVALVTLVVDAPGLDANPRGTGLLVSPAVSSDVVGAKALTHVSAKWDWARQELGGHRHVVRLSYGRVTDAPDSAAPGYRTPEEDLRARAVADAMALTGVDVAAGLVSSFVVRWKSALPAATTDHRTRVESVRTWLGDQPGLDAVGAWLAGTGLAAIVADTRRRIVP; encoded by the coding sequence GACCTCCGGGCCGGCAGTCACCCCCACCGCCCTCGTGGTCGGTGGGGGAGTGTCCGGGCTGCTCTCAGCCTGGGAACTGATTCGCGCGGGATACGAGATCACCCTGGTGGAGGCCGGCGGTTCCCTCGGTGGTTGCGTGGCCCCGAGGACGGTGGCGTTGCCCGGGGGCCGCGAAATCACCCTCGACGCCGGTGCGGAGTCCTTCGCCGTCCGCACCCCGGCCGTGCGTGAGCTGGTGGCCGAGCTGGGACTGGGGGAGGCCGTCGTCGAGCCCCACCCGGGCGGTTCGTGGCTGTATCTGCCGCCGTCCGGACCGGGGCAGGAGCACCGCGCCGTGCCCGCACCTCGCTTGGGGATCCTGGGGATCCCGGGTGACCTGGATGCCCCCGAGGTCGCCGAGGCGCTCGGCGCCGACGCCCTGGAGCGGGCGCGCCAGGACCTCGAGGACTCGACGGTCAGTTCAGCCGATGCGACGTCCGTCACGCACCCGACGCCCGTGCCGCCTTCACTGAACACCTGGCGCGAGGCGGTCGAGGAGGGGACCCCGGTCACCGTCGGCGCCGTCGTCCGGGACCGCATGGGGGAGGGTGTGCTGCAGACCCTGGTGGCGCCCGTTGTCGCCGGAGTGCACTCCGCGGACCCTGACACCCTGGACCTGCGCACTGTCGCGCCGGGCCTGCTGGAGGCCCTGGTCGCTGAAGGTTCACTGGCCCGCGCCGTGGCCTCCCGGCGTGCCGCCGCCCCGCCGGGAGCCGTGGTCGCCTCCCTGCGCGGGGGCATGCACACCCTGACGGCTGCGCTCGCCGAGGAAGTGTGCCGTGCGGGTGCCCGCGTGCTGACCGGGACCCGCGCGGTCACGCTGGCGCGTGCCGCGGCCGAACACCGCTGGACCGTGGAGCTGACCGCCGGCGTGGGCGGCACCGAGACGGTCACAGTGGATCGCGTGGTCGTGGCTACGGACGGCCCCCGGGCCTGGGACCTGCTCGCCCCCGTCTCCGGCGGGGCACTGTCCGCCGCGGACCGCCCGCAGGAGGGGGCCGGCGTCGCGCTCGTGACCTTGGTGGTGGACGCGCCCGGACTGGACGCGAACCCCCGGGGGACCGGTCTGCTGGTCTCACCGGCCGTCTCCTCGGACGTGGTGGGTGCCAAGGCCCTGACCCACGTCAGCGCCAAGTGGGACTGGGCTCGGCAGGAGCTCGGCGGCCACCGCCACGTGGTGCGTCTGTCCTACGGGCGGGTGACCGACGCCCCTGATTCGGCCGCGCCGGGCTACCGCACGCCGGAGGAGGACCTGCGGGCCAGGGCCGTGGCGGATGCCATGGCCCTCACCGGGGTGGACGTGGCCGCAGGGCTGGTCTCCTCCTTCGTGGTGCGGTGGAAGTCCGCGCTGCCCGCGGCCACCACGGACCACCGGACCAGAGTGGAGTCGGTGCGCACGTGGTTGGGGGACCAGCCCGGGCTGGACGCGGTCGGGGCGTGGCTGGCCGGAACCGGACTGGCCGCCATCGTGGCTGATACCCGCCGGCGGATCGTGCCGTGA